Part of the Ctenopharyngodon idella isolate HZGC_01 chromosome 24, HZGC01, whole genome shotgun sequence genome, atattctgggggctgtgaaatttttgtgaaaatgatcaaaaatgctggcactCGCTGgcaatttttgttttcatatacGCTGGCGgggaaatattgtgaaatattgaataaagtgacatgtgaaggccaagtatgatAACCCATACTCgaaatttgtcctctgcatttaacccaagttagtgcacacacattaggggtagtgagtagtgaaaacacacacacacacacacacacacacacacacacacagctggagcagtgggcagccattcacaGGGGCACATCAGTCATTTTCTGCTGGTATTGAGAATTGAACCTTCAGCCTtcaggttaccagtctgactgtctcaccattaggccacgactgccccaCAATAATCTACATTAGATAATTAGATCATTGTATCAttgatcaaatatatttaatagtcCTTACTACAGAAACATGGGATTTGTGcctataatgttttaaaaataataatcggAAGATcaatagttttaattaattgatcaaaaagcATCAAAATGATCATAATATTTTATAGCAGTTGTCGATTTTCTGCTGTTACATCAGAGCTCACTTTTATCTCCATTCACTCCATATTTTTCTCTTTGAATTGTTTTGATacactgaaaatgatttttttttttttttttacctttcatTTCAGACCTGATGGAAGTGAAGGAGGAGAGTGAAGTGGAGGAGAAACGTCATGACAAATCTGTAGAAAAACCTTTGAGTCGCTCGAAGACTAAAAAggcatttttaaagaaaacaagagcCAAGAAATCTACAACCTgtactcagtgtggaaagagtttcacaacaAAGCAAAGTCTTGAGAttcacatgaggatccacaccggagagaagccattcacatgtgatcagtgtgggaagagtttcacacaaTCATCACACCTTAAAGaacacatgagagttcacactggagagaagccgttcacatgtgatcaatgtggaaaaacatttgttaagacGTCAAATCTGAAGACACACCAGGTAGTTCATACGAAGGAGAAGCCAcattcatgttctgtgtgtggaaagagtttttcactgCTGCAGAGTTTACAAGAACATCAGAAAATACATACTGGTGTGAGAGAGTACATGTGCTTTGAGTGTGAGAAGACTTTTACTacagcaaaatgtttaaaacagcaccagagaattcacactggagaaaaaccttacaagtgttcatactGTTACATGAGATTCATTCAGTCATCATCTCTGAAAACAcacgagaggatccacactggagaaaaaccttacaagtgttcacactgtgacaagagattcagtcagtCATCATATCTGAAAACACACGAGAGGATCCACAGCAGAGAGAAGCTGCAcacgtgtgatcagtgtggaaagagtttcacta contains:
- the LOC127507746 gene encoding zinc finger protein 239-like — its product is MSDPEPCRMKHTEDTEEQRDLMEVKEESEVEEKRHDKSVEKPLSRSKTKKAFLKKTRAKKSTTCTQCGKSFTTKQSLEIHMRIHTGEKPFTCDQCGKSFTQSSHLKEHMRVHTGEKPFTCDQCGKTFVKTSNLKTHQVVHTKEKPHSCSVCGKSFSLLQSLQEHQKIHTGVREYMCFECEKTFTTAKCLKQHQRIHTGEKPYKCSYCYMRFIQSSSLKTHERIHTGEKPYKCSHCDKRFSQSSYLKTHERIHSREKLHTCDQCGKSFTIKRYLKIHTKIHAVEKPHHHILK